Proteins encoded together in one Dermacentor variabilis isolate Ectoservices chromosome 2, ASM5094787v1, whole genome shotgun sequence window:
- the Tlk gene encoding tousled-like kinase isoform X8 — protein MWEPETMDNIHSLDPRKQELLEARFLGNRQLCNNLGPGGAYLGQTSQSSSGGAMAVAAAAAGVSGPLAGVPASQLLVHVSSSGSSNNTNHNQDSNMSNTSLGSQHSDKELEPQTPEKHLRTPPQSERKRKRMKEDAATAAVKGARTTCPDNPKKINEYFKNQGHSPSRFGGARSPVPQGYCLGGSPLIGSPLTSALNNVDYAGLMAPPQRPAQTMMRQVQTDLTINKIKELESKSAMDLEMRDNRIDELQRGSEELRRQIQGQQKLIQKQEEQLLKCIDVTKQLLIEKSAMEKKQSRQKCMQNRLRLGQFVTQRQGASFVENWVDGYAFNDLLRKQEQITSEREEIERQRKLLCKKKPLTGQPKGKGAGASNNGAGAASSALANGEFVKPESPKDLALLRLTWYEYYEQEEILKLRQVSLKKEDTDLQLELEKLERERNLHIRELKRIHNEDQSRFNNHPVLNERYLLLILLGKGGFSEVHKAFDLKEQRYVACKIHQLNKDWKDDKKANYIKHALREYNIHKSLDHPRVVKLYDVFEIDPNSLASLAQGTSHIMSSALCRLSSFCTVLEYCDGHDLDFYLKQHKCIPEREARCIVMQVVHALKYLNEIKPPIIHYDLKPGNILLGSGSLSGEIKITDFGLSKIMDDDNYSPEYGMDLTSQGAGTYWYLPPECFVVGKTPPKISSKVDVWSVGVIFYQCLYGKKPFGHNQSQATILEENTILKATDVEFPAKPAVSNEAKHFIRRCLQYRKEDRIDVFSLSNEEYLKPNYSKHGRQASASDKS, from the exons GTGGGAGCCTGAGACAATGGACAACATCCATAGTCTGGACCCACGAAAACAAGAATTGCTGGAGGCTAGGTTTCTGGGGAATCGG CAACTGTGCAACAACCTGGGTCCGGGCGGTGCCTACCTGGGTCAGACATCACAGTCCTCTTCTGGTGGTGCGATGGCAGTGGCGGCGGCAGCCGCGGGAGTAAGCGGGCCCCTGGCGGGTGTGCCGGCTTCCCAGCTGCTGGTCCACGTGTCCTCCTCGGGCAGCTCAAACAACACCAACCACAACCAGGACTCAAACATGAGCAACACCAGTCTTGGATCACAGCACTCCGACAAGGAACTTGAG CCTCAGACACCAGAAAAGCACCTTCGGACACCTCCCCAGTCAGAGCGAAAAAGGAAACGGATGAAAGAGGATGCTGCTACAGCTGCAG TAAAAGGAGCTCGAACAACATGTCCCGACAACccaaagaaaataaatgaatactTTAAG AACCAGGGGCATAGCCCCAGCCGCTTTGGAGGGGCCAGGTCGCCTGTCCCTCAGGGCTACTGCCTG GGTGGCAGTCCACTCATTGGATCCCCGCTGACGTCTGCACTCAACAATGTTGATTATGCGGGGCTCATGGCACCACCTCAGAGGCCTGCTCAAACGATGATGCGGCAGGTCCAGACAGATCTCACCATCAACAAGATCAAAGAGCTGGAGAGCAAATCGGCCATGGACCTGGAAATGAGGGACAACCGGATAGATGAACTCCAAAGA GGTAGTGAAGAGCTGCGGCGGCAAATTCAGGGACAGCAGAAACTAATACAGAAACAAGAGGAGCAACTCCTCAAGTGTATAGATGTTACAAAGCAACTTCTTATAGAAAAG tcggcaatggaaaagaaacaatCTCGGCAGAAGTGCATGCAGAACAGGCTAAGGCTAGGGCAATTTGTGACGCAGCGGCAAGGGGCATCATTTGTTGAAAACTGGGTAGACGGCTATGCTTTCAACGATCTTTTGAG GAAGCAGGAGCAGATCACGTCAGAACGGGAAGAAATTGAACGGCAACGAAAGTTGCTCTGCAAAAAGAAGCCCTTGACAGGGCAGCCTAAAGGCAAGGGGGCAGGGGCATCCAATAATGGGGCTGGTGCAGCCTCCAGTGCGCTGGCCAATGGAGAGTTTGTGAAGCCAGAGTCTCCGAAAGACCTCGCGCTGCTACGGCTGACCTGGTACGAGTACTATGAGCAGGAGGAAATCCTGAAGCTGCGCCAGGTGTCGCTGAAGAAGGAGGACACTGATCTGCAGCTCGAGCTGGAGAAACTGGAGCGGGAGCGGAACCTGCACATTAGGGAGCTCAAGCGCATACACAATGAGGACCAGTCCAG GTTTAACAACCATCCAGTCCTAAACGAGAGGTATCTGCTACTAATCTTGCTGGGTAAAGGCGGCTTCAGTGAAGTACACAAG GCATTTGATCTTAAGGAGCAGAGGTATGTGGCCTGCAAAATTCATCAGCTAAACAAAGACTGGAAGGATGACAAAAAAGCAAACTACATCAA gcaTGCATTAAGAGAGTACAACATTCACAAGTCCTTAGACCATCCCAGGGTTGTAAAGCTTTATGATGTCTTCGAAATAGACCCTAATTC ATTAGCGTCTCTTGCACAGGGGACCTCTCACATTATGTCATCTGCTTTGTGTCGTTTGAGCAGCTTCTGCACAGTGCTGGAGTACTGTGATGGGCACGACCTGGACTTCTACCTCAAGCAGCACAAGTGCATCCCAGAACGAGAGGCACGCTGCATCGTCATGCAGGTGGTGCATGCCCTCAAGTACCTCAATGAAATCAAGCCTCCCATCATACACTATGACCTCAAACCAG GCAACATCCTCTTGGGAAGCGGTAGCCTAAGTGGAGAGATCAAGATCACAGACTTTGGTCTCAGCAAGATCATGGATGATGACAACTACAGCCCTGAATATGGAATGGACCTAACTTCACAGGGTGCTGGTACCTATTGGTACTTGCCACCTGAGTGTTTTGTAGTGGGCAAGACACCACCCAAAATCTCTTCCAAAGTTGATGTCTGGAGTGTGGGTGTCATCTTCTATCAGTGCCTCTATGGCAAAAAG CCTTTTGGGCACAACCAGTCCCAGGCAACAATACTGGAAGAAAACACAATCCTGAAAGCAACGGATGTGGAGTTTCCTGCAAAGCCTGCTGTCAGTAATGAGGCTAAG CATTTCATCCGCCGCTGCTTGCAGTACCGCAAGGAAGACCGCATTGACGTGTTCAGCTTGTCCAATGAGGAGTACCTGAAACCGAACTATTCAAAACATGGGCGGCAGGCCAGTGCTTCAGACAAGTCGTAG
- the Tlk gene encoding tousled-like kinase isoform X7, which yields MSIDLWEPETMDNIHSLDPRKQELLEARFLGNRQLCNNLGPGGAYLGQTSQSSSGGAMAVAAAAAGVSGPLAGVPASQLLVHVSSSGSSNNTNHNQDSNMSNTSLGSQHSDKELEPQTPEKHLRTPPQSERKRKRMKEDAATAAVKGARTTCPDNPKKINEYFKNQGHSPSRFGGARSPVPQGYCLGGSPLIGSPLTSALNNVDYAGLMAPPQRPAQTMMRQVQTDLTINKIKELESKSAMDLEMRDNRIDELQRGSEELRRQIQGQQKLIQKQEEQLLKCIDVTKQLLIEKSAMEKKQSRQKCMQNRLRLGQFVTQRQGASFVENWVDGYAFNDLLRKQEQITSEREEIERQRKLLCKKKPLTGQPKGKGAGASNNGAGAASSALANGEFVKPESPKDLALLRLTWYEYYEQEEILKLRQVSLKKEDTDLQLELEKLERERNLHIRELKRIHNEDQSRFNNHPVLNERYLLLILLGKGGFSEVHKAFDLKEQRYVACKIHQLNKDWKDDKKANYIKHALREYNIHKSLDHPRVVKLYDVFEIDPNSLASLAQGTSHIMSSALCRLSSFCTVLEYCDGHDLDFYLKQHKCIPEREARCIVMQVVHALKYLNEIKPPIIHYDLKPGNILLGSGSLSGEIKITDFGLSKIMDDDNYSPEYGMDLTSQGAGTYWYLPPECFVVGKTPPKISSKVDVWSVGVIFYQCLYGKKPFGHNQSQATILEENTILKATDVEFPAKPAVSNEAKHFIRRCLQYRKEDRIDVFSLSNEEYLKPNYSKHGRQASASDKS from the exons GTGGGAGCCTGAGACAATGGACAACATCCATAGTCTGGACCCACGAAAACAAGAATTGCTGGAGGCTAGGTTTCTGGGGAATCGG CAACTGTGCAACAACCTGGGTCCGGGCGGTGCCTACCTGGGTCAGACATCACAGTCCTCTTCTGGTGGTGCGATGGCAGTGGCGGCGGCAGCCGCGGGAGTAAGCGGGCCCCTGGCGGGTGTGCCGGCTTCCCAGCTGCTGGTCCACGTGTCCTCCTCGGGCAGCTCAAACAACACCAACCACAACCAGGACTCAAACATGAGCAACACCAGTCTTGGATCACAGCACTCCGACAAGGAACTTGAG CCTCAGACACCAGAAAAGCACCTTCGGACACCTCCCCAGTCAGAGCGAAAAAGGAAACGGATGAAAGAGGATGCTGCTACAGCTGCAG TAAAAGGAGCTCGAACAACATGTCCCGACAACccaaagaaaataaatgaatactTTAAG AACCAGGGGCATAGCCCCAGCCGCTTTGGAGGGGCCAGGTCGCCTGTCCCTCAGGGCTACTGCCTG GGTGGCAGTCCACTCATTGGATCCCCGCTGACGTCTGCACTCAACAATGTTGATTATGCGGGGCTCATGGCACCACCTCAGAGGCCTGCTCAAACGATGATGCGGCAGGTCCAGACAGATCTCACCATCAACAAGATCAAAGAGCTGGAGAGCAAATCGGCCATGGACCTGGAAATGAGGGACAACCGGATAGATGAACTCCAAAGA GGTAGTGAAGAGCTGCGGCGGCAAATTCAGGGACAGCAGAAACTAATACAGAAACAAGAGGAGCAACTCCTCAAGTGTATAGATGTTACAAAGCAACTTCTTATAGAAAAG tcggcaatggaaaagaaacaatCTCGGCAGAAGTGCATGCAGAACAGGCTAAGGCTAGGGCAATTTGTGACGCAGCGGCAAGGGGCATCATTTGTTGAAAACTGGGTAGACGGCTATGCTTTCAACGATCTTTTGAG GAAGCAGGAGCAGATCACGTCAGAACGGGAAGAAATTGAACGGCAACGAAAGTTGCTCTGCAAAAAGAAGCCCTTGACAGGGCAGCCTAAAGGCAAGGGGGCAGGGGCATCCAATAATGGGGCTGGTGCAGCCTCCAGTGCGCTGGCCAATGGAGAGTTTGTGAAGCCAGAGTCTCCGAAAGACCTCGCGCTGCTACGGCTGACCTGGTACGAGTACTATGAGCAGGAGGAAATCCTGAAGCTGCGCCAGGTGTCGCTGAAGAAGGAGGACACTGATCTGCAGCTCGAGCTGGAGAAACTGGAGCGGGAGCGGAACCTGCACATTAGGGAGCTCAAGCGCATACACAATGAGGACCAGTCCAG GTTTAACAACCATCCAGTCCTAAACGAGAGGTATCTGCTACTAATCTTGCTGGGTAAAGGCGGCTTCAGTGAAGTACACAAG GCATTTGATCTTAAGGAGCAGAGGTATGTGGCCTGCAAAATTCATCAGCTAAACAAAGACTGGAAGGATGACAAAAAAGCAAACTACATCAA gcaTGCATTAAGAGAGTACAACATTCACAAGTCCTTAGACCATCCCAGGGTTGTAAAGCTTTATGATGTCTTCGAAATAGACCCTAATTC ATTAGCGTCTCTTGCACAGGGGACCTCTCACATTATGTCATCTGCTTTGTGTCGTTTGAGCAGCTTCTGCACAGTGCTGGAGTACTGTGATGGGCACGACCTGGACTTCTACCTCAAGCAGCACAAGTGCATCCCAGAACGAGAGGCACGCTGCATCGTCATGCAGGTGGTGCATGCCCTCAAGTACCTCAATGAAATCAAGCCTCCCATCATACACTATGACCTCAAACCAG GCAACATCCTCTTGGGAAGCGGTAGCCTAAGTGGAGAGATCAAGATCACAGACTTTGGTCTCAGCAAGATCATGGATGATGACAACTACAGCCCTGAATATGGAATGGACCTAACTTCACAGGGTGCTGGTACCTATTGGTACTTGCCACCTGAGTGTTTTGTAGTGGGCAAGACACCACCCAAAATCTCTTCCAAAGTTGATGTCTGGAGTGTGGGTGTCATCTTCTATCAGTGCCTCTATGGCAAAAAG CCTTTTGGGCACAACCAGTCCCAGGCAACAATACTGGAAGAAAACACAATCCTGAAAGCAACGGATGTGGAGTTTCCTGCAAAGCCTGCTGTCAGTAATGAGGCTAAG CATTTCATCCGCCGCTGCTTGCAGTACCGCAAGGAAGACCGCATTGACGTGTTCAGCTTGTCCAATGAGGAGTACCTGAAACCGAACTATTCAAAACATGGGCGGCAGGCCAGTGCTTCAGACAAGTCGTAG
- the Tlk gene encoding tousled-like kinase isoform X4, which produces MFLAPLCAFQRWEPETMDNIHSLDPRKQELLEARFLGNRQLCNNLGPGGAYLGQTSQSSSGGAMAVAAAAAGVSGPLAGVPASQLLVHVSSSGSSNNTNHNQDSNMSNTSLGSQHSDKELEPQTPEKHLRTPPQSERKRKRMKEDAATAAVKGARTTCPDNPKKINEYFKNQGHSPSRFGGARSPVPQGYCLGGSPLIGSPLTSALNNVDYAGLMAPPQRPAQTMMRQVQTDLTINKIKELESKSAMDLEMRDNRIDELQRGSEELRRQIQGQQKLIQKQEEQLLKCIDVTKQLLIEKSAMEKKQSRQKCMQNRLRLGQFVTQRQGASFVENWVDGYAFNDLLRKQEQITSEREEIERQRKLLCKKKPLTGQPKGKGAGASNNGAGAASSALANGEFVKPESPKDLALLRLTWYEYYEQEEILKLRQVSLKKEDTDLQLELEKLERERNLHIRELKRIHNEDQSRFNNHPVLNERYLLLILLGKGGFSEVHKAFDLKEQRYVACKIHQLNKDWKDDKKANYIKHALREYNIHKSLDHPRVVKLYDVFEIDPNSLASLAQGTSHIMSSALCRLSSFCTVLEYCDGHDLDFYLKQHKCIPEREARCIVMQVVHALKYLNEIKPPIIHYDLKPGNILLGSGSLSGEIKITDFGLSKIMDDDNYSPEYGMDLTSQGAGTYWYLPPECFVVGKTPPKISSKVDVWSVGVIFYQCLYGKKPFGHNQSQATILEENTILKATDVEFPAKPAVSNEAKHFIRRCLQYRKEDRIDVFSLSNEEYLKPNYSKHGRQASASDKS; this is translated from the exons GTGGGAGCCTGAGACAATGGACAACATCCATAGTCTGGACCCACGAAAACAAGAATTGCTGGAGGCTAGGTTTCTGGGGAATCGG CAACTGTGCAACAACCTGGGTCCGGGCGGTGCCTACCTGGGTCAGACATCACAGTCCTCTTCTGGTGGTGCGATGGCAGTGGCGGCGGCAGCCGCGGGAGTAAGCGGGCCCCTGGCGGGTGTGCCGGCTTCCCAGCTGCTGGTCCACGTGTCCTCCTCGGGCAGCTCAAACAACACCAACCACAACCAGGACTCAAACATGAGCAACACCAGTCTTGGATCACAGCACTCCGACAAGGAACTTGAG CCTCAGACACCAGAAAAGCACCTTCGGACACCTCCCCAGTCAGAGCGAAAAAGGAAACGGATGAAAGAGGATGCTGCTACAGCTGCAG TAAAAGGAGCTCGAACAACATGTCCCGACAACccaaagaaaataaatgaatactTTAAG AACCAGGGGCATAGCCCCAGCCGCTTTGGAGGGGCCAGGTCGCCTGTCCCTCAGGGCTACTGCCTG GGTGGCAGTCCACTCATTGGATCCCCGCTGACGTCTGCACTCAACAATGTTGATTATGCGGGGCTCATGGCACCACCTCAGAGGCCTGCTCAAACGATGATGCGGCAGGTCCAGACAGATCTCACCATCAACAAGATCAAAGAGCTGGAGAGCAAATCGGCCATGGACCTGGAAATGAGGGACAACCGGATAGATGAACTCCAAAGA GGTAGTGAAGAGCTGCGGCGGCAAATTCAGGGACAGCAGAAACTAATACAGAAACAAGAGGAGCAACTCCTCAAGTGTATAGATGTTACAAAGCAACTTCTTATAGAAAAG tcggcaatggaaaagaaacaatCTCGGCAGAAGTGCATGCAGAACAGGCTAAGGCTAGGGCAATTTGTGACGCAGCGGCAAGGGGCATCATTTGTTGAAAACTGGGTAGACGGCTATGCTTTCAACGATCTTTTGAG GAAGCAGGAGCAGATCACGTCAGAACGGGAAGAAATTGAACGGCAACGAAAGTTGCTCTGCAAAAAGAAGCCCTTGACAGGGCAGCCTAAAGGCAAGGGGGCAGGGGCATCCAATAATGGGGCTGGTGCAGCCTCCAGTGCGCTGGCCAATGGAGAGTTTGTGAAGCCAGAGTCTCCGAAAGACCTCGCGCTGCTACGGCTGACCTGGTACGAGTACTATGAGCAGGAGGAAATCCTGAAGCTGCGCCAGGTGTCGCTGAAGAAGGAGGACACTGATCTGCAGCTCGAGCTGGAGAAACTGGAGCGGGAGCGGAACCTGCACATTAGGGAGCTCAAGCGCATACACAATGAGGACCAGTCCAG GTTTAACAACCATCCAGTCCTAAACGAGAGGTATCTGCTACTAATCTTGCTGGGTAAAGGCGGCTTCAGTGAAGTACACAAG GCATTTGATCTTAAGGAGCAGAGGTATGTGGCCTGCAAAATTCATCAGCTAAACAAAGACTGGAAGGATGACAAAAAAGCAAACTACATCAA gcaTGCATTAAGAGAGTACAACATTCACAAGTCCTTAGACCATCCCAGGGTTGTAAAGCTTTATGATGTCTTCGAAATAGACCCTAATTC ATTAGCGTCTCTTGCACAGGGGACCTCTCACATTATGTCATCTGCTTTGTGTCGTTTGAGCAGCTTCTGCACAGTGCTGGAGTACTGTGATGGGCACGACCTGGACTTCTACCTCAAGCAGCACAAGTGCATCCCAGAACGAGAGGCACGCTGCATCGTCATGCAGGTGGTGCATGCCCTCAAGTACCTCAATGAAATCAAGCCTCCCATCATACACTATGACCTCAAACCAG GCAACATCCTCTTGGGAAGCGGTAGCCTAAGTGGAGAGATCAAGATCACAGACTTTGGTCTCAGCAAGATCATGGATGATGACAACTACAGCCCTGAATATGGAATGGACCTAACTTCACAGGGTGCTGGTACCTATTGGTACTTGCCACCTGAGTGTTTTGTAGTGGGCAAGACACCACCCAAAATCTCTTCCAAAGTTGATGTCTGGAGTGTGGGTGTCATCTTCTATCAGTGCCTCTATGGCAAAAAG CCTTTTGGGCACAACCAGTCCCAGGCAACAATACTGGAAGAAAACACAATCCTGAAAGCAACGGATGTGGAGTTTCCTGCAAAGCCTGCTGTCAGTAATGAGGCTAAG CATTTCATCCGCCGCTGCTTGCAGTACCGCAAGGAAGACCGCATTGACGTGTTCAGCTTGTCCAATGAGGAGTACCTGAAACCGAACTATTCAAAACATGGGCGGCAGGCCAGTGCTTCAGACAAGTCGTAG
- the Tlk gene encoding tousled-like kinase isoform X5 translates to MDMPSASQEKRWEPETMDNIHSLDPRKQELLEARFLGNRQLCNNLGPGGAYLGQTSQSSSGGAMAVAAAAAGVSGPLAGVPASQLLVHVSSSGSSNNTNHNQDSNMSNTSLGSQHSDKELEPQTPEKHLRTPPQSERKRKRMKEDAATAAVKGARTTCPDNPKKINEYFKNQGHSPSRFGGARSPVPQGYCLGGSPLIGSPLTSALNNVDYAGLMAPPQRPAQTMMRQVQTDLTINKIKELESKSAMDLEMRDNRIDELQRGSEELRRQIQGQQKLIQKQEEQLLKCIDVTKQLLIEKSAMEKKQSRQKCMQNRLRLGQFVTQRQGASFVENWVDGYAFNDLLRKQEQITSEREEIERQRKLLCKKKPLTGQPKGKGAGASNNGAGAASSALANGEFVKPESPKDLALLRLTWYEYYEQEEILKLRQVSLKKEDTDLQLELEKLERERNLHIRELKRIHNEDQSRFNNHPVLNERYLLLILLGKGGFSEVHKAFDLKEQRYVACKIHQLNKDWKDDKKANYIKHALREYNIHKSLDHPRVVKLYDVFEIDPNSLASLAQGTSHIMSSALCRLSSFCTVLEYCDGHDLDFYLKQHKCIPEREARCIVMQVVHALKYLNEIKPPIIHYDLKPGNILLGSGSLSGEIKITDFGLSKIMDDDNYSPEYGMDLTSQGAGTYWYLPPECFVVGKTPPKISSKVDVWSVGVIFYQCLYGKKPFGHNQSQATILEENTILKATDVEFPAKPAVSNEAKHFIRRCLQYRKEDRIDVFSLSNEEYLKPNYSKHGRQASASDKS, encoded by the exons GTGGGAGCCTGAGACAATGGACAACATCCATAGTCTGGACCCACGAAAACAAGAATTGCTGGAGGCTAGGTTTCTGGGGAATCGG CAACTGTGCAACAACCTGGGTCCGGGCGGTGCCTACCTGGGTCAGACATCACAGTCCTCTTCTGGTGGTGCGATGGCAGTGGCGGCGGCAGCCGCGGGAGTAAGCGGGCCCCTGGCGGGTGTGCCGGCTTCCCAGCTGCTGGTCCACGTGTCCTCCTCGGGCAGCTCAAACAACACCAACCACAACCAGGACTCAAACATGAGCAACACCAGTCTTGGATCACAGCACTCCGACAAGGAACTTGAG CCTCAGACACCAGAAAAGCACCTTCGGACACCTCCCCAGTCAGAGCGAAAAAGGAAACGGATGAAAGAGGATGCTGCTACAGCTGCAG TAAAAGGAGCTCGAACAACATGTCCCGACAACccaaagaaaataaatgaatactTTAAG AACCAGGGGCATAGCCCCAGCCGCTTTGGAGGGGCCAGGTCGCCTGTCCCTCAGGGCTACTGCCTG GGTGGCAGTCCACTCATTGGATCCCCGCTGACGTCTGCACTCAACAATGTTGATTATGCGGGGCTCATGGCACCACCTCAGAGGCCTGCTCAAACGATGATGCGGCAGGTCCAGACAGATCTCACCATCAACAAGATCAAAGAGCTGGAGAGCAAATCGGCCATGGACCTGGAAATGAGGGACAACCGGATAGATGAACTCCAAAGA GGTAGTGAAGAGCTGCGGCGGCAAATTCAGGGACAGCAGAAACTAATACAGAAACAAGAGGAGCAACTCCTCAAGTGTATAGATGTTACAAAGCAACTTCTTATAGAAAAG tcggcaatggaaaagaaacaatCTCGGCAGAAGTGCATGCAGAACAGGCTAAGGCTAGGGCAATTTGTGACGCAGCGGCAAGGGGCATCATTTGTTGAAAACTGGGTAGACGGCTATGCTTTCAACGATCTTTTGAG GAAGCAGGAGCAGATCACGTCAGAACGGGAAGAAATTGAACGGCAACGAAAGTTGCTCTGCAAAAAGAAGCCCTTGACAGGGCAGCCTAAAGGCAAGGGGGCAGGGGCATCCAATAATGGGGCTGGTGCAGCCTCCAGTGCGCTGGCCAATGGAGAGTTTGTGAAGCCAGAGTCTCCGAAAGACCTCGCGCTGCTACGGCTGACCTGGTACGAGTACTATGAGCAGGAGGAAATCCTGAAGCTGCGCCAGGTGTCGCTGAAGAAGGAGGACACTGATCTGCAGCTCGAGCTGGAGAAACTGGAGCGGGAGCGGAACCTGCACATTAGGGAGCTCAAGCGCATACACAATGAGGACCAGTCCAG GTTTAACAACCATCCAGTCCTAAACGAGAGGTATCTGCTACTAATCTTGCTGGGTAAAGGCGGCTTCAGTGAAGTACACAAG GCATTTGATCTTAAGGAGCAGAGGTATGTGGCCTGCAAAATTCATCAGCTAAACAAAGACTGGAAGGATGACAAAAAAGCAAACTACATCAA gcaTGCATTAAGAGAGTACAACATTCACAAGTCCTTAGACCATCCCAGGGTTGTAAAGCTTTATGATGTCTTCGAAATAGACCCTAATTC ATTAGCGTCTCTTGCACAGGGGACCTCTCACATTATGTCATCTGCTTTGTGTCGTTTGAGCAGCTTCTGCACAGTGCTGGAGTACTGTGATGGGCACGACCTGGACTTCTACCTCAAGCAGCACAAGTGCATCCCAGAACGAGAGGCACGCTGCATCGTCATGCAGGTGGTGCATGCCCTCAAGTACCTCAATGAAATCAAGCCTCCCATCATACACTATGACCTCAAACCAG GCAACATCCTCTTGGGAAGCGGTAGCCTAAGTGGAGAGATCAAGATCACAGACTTTGGTCTCAGCAAGATCATGGATGATGACAACTACAGCCCTGAATATGGAATGGACCTAACTTCACAGGGTGCTGGTACCTATTGGTACTTGCCACCTGAGTGTTTTGTAGTGGGCAAGACACCACCCAAAATCTCTTCCAAAGTTGATGTCTGGAGTGTGGGTGTCATCTTCTATCAGTGCCTCTATGGCAAAAAG CCTTTTGGGCACAACCAGTCCCAGGCAACAATACTGGAAGAAAACACAATCCTGAAAGCAACGGATGTGGAGTTTCCTGCAAAGCCTGCTGTCAGTAATGAGGCTAAG CATTTCATCCGCCGCTGCTTGCAGTACCGCAAGGAAGACCGCATTGACGTGTTCAGCTTGTCCAATGAGGAGTACCTGAAACCGAACTATTCAAAACATGGGCGGCAGGCCAGTGCTTCAGACAAGTCGTAG